A genomic segment from Amyelois transitella isolate CPQ chromosome 15, ilAmyTran1.1, whole genome shotgun sequence encodes:
- the LOC106135666 gene encoding tyrosine-protein phosphatase non-receptor type 23-like codes for MVHRAFQIAVVLCVCMSASADVAHLKAAKSRLAAKLIGHSKHHKRGILSPVPPFKLGYDIPHVTHSVVKPLVVTYPPTASVTAVKVPLAHPLAHRYPVPVGHKVPVPHPHYGLKFPHTKTVLVPKPDHHFHHHHHHLEPKPLIPVVPADPHPPTPIVPIAQPTGNVVHPIPAPPPVVVRPETVLPAHHIPVGSPPIPLLPQGHIDVKPFLPAAPVSLQPAGIPLPPAPVVPAPAPIFPLTPQYPYVIRPGNAVQTSYFATYPRYPLLNYNTIFPLQAPVAPAPVGPVLYDRPAVPSLHLVPQAATGEGVLEQQAPTVHLEPTPNIVHPTQAIPHPTLHLQPTQPSVHLQPTQPAVHLQPTQPAIPFDHNGWSPVPPHDIASTQHTDTHYPQAHDSHHFTQQQGTQVYEQHTNEDQQYHDLHNLQHHIQHQIDQAQYEQHLNNQHQLSHEYGVPQQINHEYSQPNQDFSQHDYSQHGHDFSQQQAHDYAQQAQDYAQQAQDYAQHAQDYAQHAHEQQYDLQQPGQEYGLPHAEGRSEDTAATSATEGEDQRYHNHIPLGLQLPLERPLDHFR; via the coding sequence atggtgCATCGTGCGTTTCAGATCGCGGTGGTGTTGTGCGTTTGCATGTCAGCGTCGGCGGATGTTGCACATCTCAAAGCAGCGAAGTCCCGACTAGCAGCCAAGCTGATAGGACACTCCAAACATCACAAGAGAGGCATACTCTCCCCAGTGCCGCCATTCAAGCTAGGATATGACATTCCACATGTTACACACTCGGTTGTGAAGCCTTTGGTGGTGACCTACCCTCCGACAGCTTCAGTGACTGCTGTCAAAGTGCCACTCGCGCATCCTCTCGCTCACCGATATCCTGTCCCAGTTGGCCACAAGGTCCCAGTGCCTCATCCACATTATGGATTGAAGTTCCCCCATACGAAAACTGTATTGGTACCGAAACCTGATCATCACTTCCACCATCACCATCATCATTTGGAGCCTAAACccttaattccagttgtaccAGCAGATCCTCACCCTCCAACCCCAATAGTTCCCATTGCCCAACCAACTGGTAATGTTGTGCACCCGATCCCTGCTCCACCACCAGTTGTCGTGCGTCCTGAAACGGTATTGCCAGCGCATCATATTCCTGTTGGCTCACCACCAATTCCGTTATTACCGCAGGGACACATCGATGTAAAACCATTCCTCCCCGCAGCGCCTGTATCACTTCAGCCAGCTGGGATTCCGCTACCTCCTGCTCCTGTTGTGCCCGCTCCTGCCCCAATATTCCCGCTCACTCCACAATACCCCTACGTCATACGTCCAGGCAACGCTGTTCAAACTTCCTATTTTGCTACTTACCCTAGATACCCACTCTTAAATTACAACACGATATTCCCTCTACAAGCACCAGTGGCTCCGGCTCCTGTTGGACCAGTGCTGTACGACAGACCGGCTGTGCCCTCCTTGCACTTGGTACCACAAGCGGCAACTGGTGAGGGCGTCCTTGAGCAACAAGCTCCTACTGTCCACCTGGAACCCACTCCAAATATTGTACATCCTACACAAGCAATACCTCATCCTACCCTTCATCTTCAGCCGACGCAGCCATCTGTGCACTTGCAGCCCACCCAGCCTGCAGTTCACCTTCAACCTACACAGCCAGCGATTCCATTCGATCACAATGGCTGGTCCCCAGTACCGCCACACGATATAGCTTCGACGCAACACACAGATACTCACTACCCTCAGGCACATGATTCTCACCACTTCACTCAGCAGCAAGGTACTCAGGTTTATGAACAACACACAAATGAAGACCAACAGTATCATGACCTTCATAATCTTCAGCATCATATTCAACATCAAATCGACCAGGCTCAATACGAGCAGCATCTTAATAATCAACATCAATTAAGTCATGAATATGGTGTACCCCAGCAAATTAACCACGAATACAGTCAGCCGAATCAGGACTTTTCTCAGCACGATTATTCTCAACATGGGCATGATTTCTCGCAGCAACAGGCGCATGATTACGCTCAACAAGCTCAAGATTACGCTCAACAAGCTCAAGATTACGCTCAACACGCCCAAGATTACGCTCAACACGCACATGAGCAGCAATATGATTTGCAACAACCTGGACAGGAATATGGATTGCCTCATGCTGAGGGACGTAGTGAAGATACTGCTGCTACGAGCGCCACGGAGGGCGAAGATCAACGGTATCATAACCATATACCTTTAGGTCTTCAGCTGCCATTAGAAAGACCATTGGATCACTTCCGGTAG
- the LOC132902577 gene encoding pupal cuticle protein G1A-like — MHCDANSSTIRVYNNANKLICVVVLAAVALAEKSREKRGIYGEPGGLLSPALHSAPLAHSHSLPASLLAPHSLHDHLPHYHAPALTSSLHAPVLSSSVHHAPVLSSSYHHTPVLSSSYHHAPVLSSSYHHAPVLSSSHHHHAPLASYHAPAVSSFHAPLVSSSLHHAPLVSHHAPVLSSSYHHHAPVLSSVHHHEPLLSSHSHVHVAPVVRYSAPRYASGW, encoded by the exons ATGCATTGTGACGCCAATAGTAGTACTATTCGCGTGTACAATAATGCCAATAAACTT ATTTGTGTGGTTGTCCTGGCCGCGGTCGCCCTTGCCGAGAAATCCAGGGAAAAGCGCGGCATTTACGGCGAGCCCGGCGGTCTCCTCTCCCCGGCGCTCCACTCAGCTCCCCTGGCGCACTCGCACTCCCTCCCTGCCAGTCTACTAGCTCCCCACTCCCTCCATGACCATCTCCCACATTACCATGCCCCAGCTCTGACTTCCAGTCTCCACGCCCCTGTATTAAGCTCTAGTGTCCACCATGCCCCAGTTTTGAGCTCAAGCTACCACCATACCCCAGTTCTAAGCTCCAGCTATCATCATGCCCCAGTTCTAAGCTCCAGCTATCATCATGCCCCAGTTCTCAGCTCCAGCCATCACCATCACGCCCCATTAGCCAGCTACCATGCCCCTGCTGTAAGCTCTTTCCACGCGCCATTAGTCAGCTCGAGCCTTCACCACGCCCCTCTTGTAAGCCATCATGCTCCAGTCCTAAGCTCCAGCTATCACCATCACGCCCCGGTTCTGAGCTCTGTGCACCACCATGAGCCCCTCCTGAGCTCGCATTCCCACGTGCATGTCGCCCCCGTCGTCCGCTACTCCGCACCTAGATACGCCTCCGGCTGGTAA
- the LOC106135668 gene encoding larval cuticle protein F1-like codes for MKAALCVLLLATAVFGAEEKKTEKRGVLGLGYGVGAAPLVSHGYYGHGLGLYNHGVGLSGYGLGHGIYGGGLYGGGLYGHGLLGHGLVGHAAPISAPLLSHSYSSPLLGLGHGWH; via the exons ATGAAGGCTGCT CTTTGCGTTCTGCTGCTGGCAACGGCCGTCTTCGGCGCCGAAGAGAAGAAGACAGAGAAACGGGGGGTACTCGGGCTTGGCTACGGGGTTGGCGCTGCGCCCCTCGTCTCCCACGGCTACTACGGGCACGGCCTGGGCCTCTACAACCACGGGGTGGGCCTCTCGGGCTACGGCCTCGGACACGGGATCTACGGAGGAGGCCTCTACGGAGGGGGACTCTACGGACATGGACTCCTTGGACACGGACTCGTCGGACACGCAGCCCCCATCTCCGCCCCCCTCCTCAGCCATAGCTACTCCTCCCCCCTTCTTGGGCTCGGCCATGGCTGGCATTGA